In Antechinus flavipes isolate AdamAnt ecotype Samford, QLD, Australia chromosome 3, AdamAnt_v2, whole genome shotgun sequence, a genomic segment contains:
- the SUPT20H gene encoding transcription factor SPT20 homolog isoform X10, producing MQQTLELALDRAEYVIESARQRPPKRKYLSSGRKSVFQKLYDLYIEECEKEPEIKKLRRNVNLLEKLVMQETLSCLVVNLYPGNEGYSLMLRGKNGSDSETIRLPYEEGELLEYLDAEELPPILVDLLEKSQVNIFHCGCVIAEIRDYRQSGNMKSPGYQSRHILLRPTMQTLICDVHSITSDNHKWTQEDKLLLESQLILATAEPLCLDPSIAVTCTANRLLYNKQKMNTRPMKRCFKRYSRSSLNRQQDISHSTAPPQLRLLDYLQKRKERKTAQQYDLKISKAGNCVDMWKQNPCYLTTPSEVDVEKYAKVEKSIKSDDSQPTVWPAHEIKEDYVFECEVGNQFQKTKLTIFQSLGNPLYYGKIQTYRSDEETESPMTPTQFLIGSKTDAERIINQYQELIQNEAKCPVKMSHSSGSGNLSQLSPGKEMELSTSQDGGVEGSSTADLSPTTTPQRSRKRIRPSPDREIQEKITPESLLVQPSVLGKGVKHRPPPIKLPSSSGSSSSGNIFSPQQSGSHHKSPTPPPTSKPPGLSRKPSMDLNQVSMLSPAALSPASSSQRTTSTQVMANPAGLNFINVVGSVCGAQALMSSSNSMLGCNTGAITPAGLNLSGILPSGGLVPGALPAAMQSASQSGVPFGLKNTSGLRPLNLLQIPGGSLIFNPLQQQQQQQQQQQQQQLSPFSPQQQSQPSTTSSPQRPGEQSSEPGTVSQDQALSAQQAAVINLTGVGSFMQSQAAVLSQLGSAENRPEQSLPQQRFQLSSAFQQQQQQIQQLRFLQHQMAMAAAAAAQTAQLHRHQHTGSQSKSKVKRGTPTTPKF from the exons CAACAGACTTTAGAATTAGCTTTGGATCGTGCAGAG tatGTCATTGAAAGTGCCCGTCAGAGACCTCCTAAACGGAAATATTTATCTAGTGGAAg gaaatctgtatttcagaaactatatgatttatatatagaAGAATGTGAGAAAGAGCCTGAGATAAAG AAGCTGAGACGAAATGTGAACTTGTTAGAGAAACTTGTTATGCAGGAAACGCTCTCCTGTCTGGTAGTCAATCTATACCCAGGAAATGAGGGCTATTCTCTGATGCTCAGGGGAAAGAATGGTTCAG attCTGAAACCATTCGCTTGCCTTATGAAGAAGGAGAATTGCTTGAATATTTGGATGCTGAAGAATTACCACCTATTTTGGTTGATCTCCTTGAAAAATCTCAG gttaatatttttcattgtgGGTGTGTCATAGCAGAAATACGTGACTACAGGCAATCTGGGAATATGAAATCGCCAGGTTACCAAAGTAGACATATTCTCTTACGTCCAACAATGCAG ACTTTAATCTGTGATGTTCATTCTATAACAAGTGATAACCATAAATGGACACAA GAAGACAAACTACTTCTTGAGAGCCAGCTTATCTTAGCCACAGCAGAACCATTGTGTCTTGATCCTTCTATAGCTGTGACCTGTACTGCAAACAGATTGCTCTATAATAAACAGAAGATGAATACTAGACCAATGAAGCG ATGTTTCAAGAGGTACTCCAGATCTTCCCTGAATCGGCAGCAGGACATATCCCACTCTACAGCTCCTCCACAGCTAAGATTGCTCGATTacttgcaaaaaagaaaagagagaaaaacagccCAGCAGTATGACCTCAAAATTTCTAAAGCTGGAAAT tgtGTGGATATGTGGAAACAGAATCCCTGTTATTTGACTACACCTTCAGAAGTGGAT GTGGAAAAGTATGCTAAAGTGGAAAAGTCTATCAAATCTGATGACTCACAGCCAACTGTCTGGCCAGCACAT gAGATAAAAGAAGATTATGTGTTTGAATGTGAAGTTGGTAATCAGTTTCAGAAAACAAAGCTAACCATTTTTCAGTCACTTGGTAATCCACTTTACTATGGTAAAATACAGACTTATAGAAGTGACGAAGAAACTGAGAGCCCAATGACACCAACTCA GTTCCTTATTGGATCAAAGACTGATGCTGAAAG AATAATTAATCAATATCAAGAGTTGATTCAGAATGAAGCTAAATGTCCAGTGAAGATGTCTCATTCAAGTGGATCTGGCAATCTTAGTCAACTTTCTccagggaaagaaatggaa ttatcgaccagccaagatggcggagtaGAAGGAAGTAGTACAGCTGATCTGTCCCCTACAACTACTCCACAAAGATCTAGAAAACGCATCAGACCAAGTCCTGATCgggaaattcaagaaaaaatcaCA CCCGAGAGCCTATTGGTTCAGCCATCAGTATTGGGAAAGGGAGTAAAACATCGGCCTCCACCCATTAAACTTCCTTCAAGTTCGGGAAGTAGCTCTTCAG gtAATATTTTTAGTCCACAGCAGTCAGGCAGCCATCATAAGTCCCCAACTCCTCCTCCCACTTCTAAGCCACCTGGTCTTTCTCGGAAACCTTCCATGGATCTTAATCAAGTTAGCATGCTTTCTCCAGCTGCTCTGTCACCTGCCAGCTCATCACAAA GAACCACGTCCACCCAAGTCATGGCAAACCCTGCTGGACTTAACTTCATCAATGTAGTGGGCTCTGTATG tGGAGCACAAGCCTTGATGAGCAGTTCAAATTCCATGCTCGGGTGTAATACTGGTGCCATAACCCCTGCAGGTTTAAATTTGAGTGGCATTTTACCCTCAGGAGGTCTGGTACCAGGTGCATTGCCAGCTGCAATGCAGTCAGCCTCTCAGTCAG GTGTCccttttggtttaaaaaatacttcaggTCTCAGGCCCTTAAACCTACTCCAG ATTCCAGGTGGTTCACTCATTTTCAATCCACtccagcaacagcagcagcagcagcagcagcagcagcaacagcagctctctcccttttctccacaGCAACAGTCTCAGCCCTCTACAACTTCTAGTCCTCAGCGGCCAGGAGAACAG agTTCTGAACCAGGTACAGTCAGTCAAGACCAGGCTTTGTCTGCCCAGCAAGCTGCTGTTATTAACCTGACTGGAGTTGGGAGCTTTATGCAGTCCCAGGCAGCTG TGTTGTCTCAGCTTGGCTCTGCCGAGAACAGACCTGAGCAAAGCCTTCCTCAGCAGAGATTCCAGCTCTCCTCTGCCTttcaacagcagcagcaacagataCAA CAGTTGCGATTCTTACAGCATCAAATGGCtatggcagcagcagcagcagcacaaaCAGCTCAGCTCCATCGGCATCAACATACAGGCAGCCAGTCAAAAAGTAAAGTGAAGAGAGGCACGCCAACCACTCCAAAATTCTGA
- the SUPT20H gene encoding transcription factor SPT20 homolog isoform X5, with protein sequence MQQTLELALDRAEYVIESARQRPPKRKYLSSGRKSVFQKLYDLYIEECEKEPEIKQKLRRNVNLLEKLVMQETLSCLVVNLYPGNEGYSLMLRGKNGSDSETIRLPYEEGELLEYLDAEELPPILVDLLEKSQVNIFHCGCVIAEIRDYRQSGNMKSPGYQSRHILLRPTMQTLICDVHSITSDNHKWTQEDKLLLESQLILATAEPLCLDPSIAVTCTANRLLYNKQKMNTRPMKRCFKRYSRSSLNRQQDISHSTAPPQLRLLDYLQKRKERKTAQQYDLKISKAGNCVDMWKQNPCYLTTPSEVDVEKYAKVEKSIKSDDSQPTVWPAHEIKEDYVFECEVGNQFQKTKLTIFQSLGNPLYYGKIQTYRSDEETESPMTPTQFLIGSKTDAERIINQYQELIQNEAKCPVKMSHSSGSGNLSQLSPGKEMELSTSQDGGVEGSSTADLSPTTTPQRSRKRIRPSPDREIQEKITPESLLVQPSVLGKGVKHRPPPIKLPSSSGSSSSGNIFSPQQSGSHHKSPTPPPTSKPPGLSRKPSMDLNQVSMLSPAALSPASSSQRSGTPKPSTPTPTPSSTPHPPDAQSSTPITPCATPTPQDSGFTPQPTLLTPFAQQQMSLSQAMPVMTIPLSTMVTSITTGTTSTQVMANPAGLNFINVVGSVCGAQALMSSSNSMLGCNTGAITPAGLNLSGILPSGGLVPGALPAAMQSASQSGVPFGLKNTSGLRPLNLLQIPGGSLIFNPLQQQQQQQQQQQQQQLSPFSPQQQSQPSTTSSPQRPGEQSSEPGTVSQDQALSAQQAAVINLTGVGSFMQSQAAAVAILTASNGYGSSSSSTNSSAPSASTYRQPVKK encoded by the exons CAACAGACTTTAGAATTAGCTTTGGATCGTGCAGAG tatGTCATTGAAAGTGCCCGTCAGAGACCTCCTAAACGGAAATATTTATCTAGTGGAAg gaaatctgtatttcagaaactatatgatttatatatagaAGAATGTGAGAAAGAGCCTGAGATAAAG CAGAAGCTGAGACGAAATGTGAACTTGTTAGAGAAACTTGTTATGCAGGAAACGCTCTCCTGTCTGGTAGTCAATCTATACCCAGGAAATGAGGGCTATTCTCTGATGCTCAGGGGAAAGAATGGTTCAG attCTGAAACCATTCGCTTGCCTTATGAAGAAGGAGAATTGCTTGAATATTTGGATGCTGAAGAATTACCACCTATTTTGGTTGATCTCCTTGAAAAATCTCAG gttaatatttttcattgtgGGTGTGTCATAGCAGAAATACGTGACTACAGGCAATCTGGGAATATGAAATCGCCAGGTTACCAAAGTAGACATATTCTCTTACGTCCAACAATGCAG ACTTTAATCTGTGATGTTCATTCTATAACAAGTGATAACCATAAATGGACACAA GAAGACAAACTACTTCTTGAGAGCCAGCTTATCTTAGCCACAGCAGAACCATTGTGTCTTGATCCTTCTATAGCTGTGACCTGTACTGCAAACAGATTGCTCTATAATAAACAGAAGATGAATACTAGACCAATGAAGCG ATGTTTCAAGAGGTACTCCAGATCTTCCCTGAATCGGCAGCAGGACATATCCCACTCTACAGCTCCTCCACAGCTAAGATTGCTCGATTacttgcaaaaaagaaaagagagaaaaacagccCAGCAGTATGACCTCAAAATTTCTAAAGCTGGAAAT tgtGTGGATATGTGGAAACAGAATCCCTGTTATTTGACTACACCTTCAGAAGTGGAT GTGGAAAAGTATGCTAAAGTGGAAAAGTCTATCAAATCTGATGACTCACAGCCAACTGTCTGGCCAGCACAT gAGATAAAAGAAGATTATGTGTTTGAATGTGAAGTTGGTAATCAGTTTCAGAAAACAAAGCTAACCATTTTTCAGTCACTTGGTAATCCACTTTACTATGGTAAAATACAGACTTATAGAAGTGACGAAGAAACTGAGAGCCCAATGACACCAACTCA GTTCCTTATTGGATCAAAGACTGATGCTGAAAG AATAATTAATCAATATCAAGAGTTGATTCAGAATGAAGCTAAATGTCCAGTGAAGATGTCTCATTCAAGTGGATCTGGCAATCTTAGTCAACTTTCTccagggaaagaaatggaa ttatcgaccagccaagatggcggagtaGAAGGAAGTAGTACAGCTGATCTGTCCCCTACAACTACTCCACAAAGATCTAGAAAACGCATCAGACCAAGTCCTGATCgggaaattcaagaaaaaatcaCA CCCGAGAGCCTATTGGTTCAGCCATCAGTATTGGGAAAGGGAGTAAAACATCGGCCTCCACCCATTAAACTTCCTTCAAGTTCGGGAAGTAGCTCTTCAG gtAATATTTTTAGTCCACAGCAGTCAGGCAGCCATCATAAGTCCCCAACTCCTCCTCCCACTTCTAAGCCACCTGGTCTTTCTCGGAAACCTTCCATGGATCTTAATCAAGTTAGCATGCTTTCTCCAGCTGCTCTGTCACCTGCCAGCTCATCACAAA GATCTGGAACTCCTAAGCCATCTACTCCTACACCAACCCCTTCATCGACCCCACACCCTCCTGATGCTCAGAGCTCAACTCCTATTACCCCTTGTGCCACCCCTACTCCCCAAGATTCAGGCTTCACCCCTCAGCCCACTTTGTTAACCCCGTTTGCTCAGCAGCAAATGTCTCTGAGCCAGGCAATGCCTGTAATGACCATTCCTCTTTCCACCATGGTAACATCTATAACTACAGGAACCACGTCCACCCAAGTCATGGCAAACCCTGCTGGACTTAACTTCATCAATGTAGTGGGCTCTGTATG tGGAGCACAAGCCTTGATGAGCAGTTCAAATTCCATGCTCGGGTGTAATACTGGTGCCATAACCCCTGCAGGTTTAAATTTGAGTGGCATTTTACCCTCAGGAGGTCTGGTACCAGGTGCATTGCCAGCTGCAATGCAGTCAGCCTCTCAGTCAG GTGTCccttttggtttaaaaaatacttcaggTCTCAGGCCCTTAAACCTACTCCAG ATTCCAGGTGGTTCACTCATTTTCAATCCACtccagcaacagcagcagcagcagcagcagcagcagcaacagcagctctctcccttttctccacaGCAACAGTCTCAGCCCTCTACAACTTCTAGTCCTCAGCGGCCAGGAGAACAG agTTCTGAACCAGGTACAGTCAGTCAAGACCAGGCTTTGTCTGCCCAGCAAGCTGCTGTTATTAACCTGACTGGAGTTGGGAGCTTTATGCAGTCCCAGGCAGCTG CAGTTGCGATTCTTACAGCATCAAATGGCtatggcagcagcagcagcagcacaaaCAGCTCAGCTCCATCGGCATCAACATACAGGCAGCCAGTCAAAAAGTAA
- the SUPT20H gene encoding transcription factor SPT20 homolog isoform X3, translating into MQQTLELALDRAEYVIESARQRPPKRKYLSSGRKSVFQKLYDLYIEECEKEPEIKQKLRRNVNLLEKLVMQETLSCLVVNLYPGNEGYSLMLRGKNGSDSETIRLPYEEGELLEYLDAEELPPILVDLLEKSQVNIFHCGCVIAEIRDYRQSGNMKSPGYQSRHILLRPTMQTLICDVHSITSDNHKWTQEDKLLLESQLILATAEPLCLDPSIAVTCTANRLLYNKQKMNTRPMKRCFKRYSRSSLNRQQDISHSTAPPQLRLLDYLQKRKERKTAQQYDLKISKAGNCVDMWKQNPCYLTTPSEVDVEKYAKVEKSIKSDDSQPTVWPAHEIKEDYVFECEVGNQFQKTKLTIFQSLGNPLYYGKIQTYRSDEETESPMTPTQFLIGSKTDAERIINQYQELIQNEAKCPVKMSHSSGSGNLSQLSPGKEMELSTSQDGGVEGSSTADLSPTTTPQRSRKRIRPSPDREIQEKITPESLLVQPSVLGKGVKHRPPPIKLPSSSGSSSSGNIFSPQQSGSHHKSPTPPPTSKPPGLSRKPSMDLNQVSMLSPAALSPASSSQRSGTPKPSTPTPTPSSTPHPPDAQSSTPITPCATPTPQDSGFTPQPTLLTPFAQQQMSLSQAMPVMTIPLSTMVTSITTGTTSTQVMANPAGLNFINVVGSVCGAQALMSSSNSMLGCNTGAITPAGLNLSGILPSGGLVPGALPAAMQSASQSGVPFGLKNTSGLRPLNLLQIPGGSLIFNPLQQQQQQQQQQQQQQLSPFSPQQQSQPSTTSSPQRPGEQSSEPGTVSQDQALSAQQAAVINLTGVGSFMQSQAAVLSQLGSAENRPEQSLPQQRFQLSSAFQQQQQQIQLRFLQHQMAMAAAAAAQTAQLHRHQHTGSQSKSKVKRGTPTTPKF; encoded by the exons CAACAGACTTTAGAATTAGCTTTGGATCGTGCAGAG tatGTCATTGAAAGTGCCCGTCAGAGACCTCCTAAACGGAAATATTTATCTAGTGGAAg gaaatctgtatttcagaaactatatgatttatatatagaAGAATGTGAGAAAGAGCCTGAGATAAAG CAGAAGCTGAGACGAAATGTGAACTTGTTAGAGAAACTTGTTATGCAGGAAACGCTCTCCTGTCTGGTAGTCAATCTATACCCAGGAAATGAGGGCTATTCTCTGATGCTCAGGGGAAAGAATGGTTCAG attCTGAAACCATTCGCTTGCCTTATGAAGAAGGAGAATTGCTTGAATATTTGGATGCTGAAGAATTACCACCTATTTTGGTTGATCTCCTTGAAAAATCTCAG gttaatatttttcattgtgGGTGTGTCATAGCAGAAATACGTGACTACAGGCAATCTGGGAATATGAAATCGCCAGGTTACCAAAGTAGACATATTCTCTTACGTCCAACAATGCAG ACTTTAATCTGTGATGTTCATTCTATAACAAGTGATAACCATAAATGGACACAA GAAGACAAACTACTTCTTGAGAGCCAGCTTATCTTAGCCACAGCAGAACCATTGTGTCTTGATCCTTCTATAGCTGTGACCTGTACTGCAAACAGATTGCTCTATAATAAACAGAAGATGAATACTAGACCAATGAAGCG ATGTTTCAAGAGGTACTCCAGATCTTCCCTGAATCGGCAGCAGGACATATCCCACTCTACAGCTCCTCCACAGCTAAGATTGCTCGATTacttgcaaaaaagaaaagagagaaaaacagccCAGCAGTATGACCTCAAAATTTCTAAAGCTGGAAAT tgtGTGGATATGTGGAAACAGAATCCCTGTTATTTGACTACACCTTCAGAAGTGGAT GTGGAAAAGTATGCTAAAGTGGAAAAGTCTATCAAATCTGATGACTCACAGCCAACTGTCTGGCCAGCACAT gAGATAAAAGAAGATTATGTGTTTGAATGTGAAGTTGGTAATCAGTTTCAGAAAACAAAGCTAACCATTTTTCAGTCACTTGGTAATCCACTTTACTATGGTAAAATACAGACTTATAGAAGTGACGAAGAAACTGAGAGCCCAATGACACCAACTCA GTTCCTTATTGGATCAAAGACTGATGCTGAAAG AATAATTAATCAATATCAAGAGTTGATTCAGAATGAAGCTAAATGTCCAGTGAAGATGTCTCATTCAAGTGGATCTGGCAATCTTAGTCAACTTTCTccagggaaagaaatggaa ttatcgaccagccaagatggcggagtaGAAGGAAGTAGTACAGCTGATCTGTCCCCTACAACTACTCCACAAAGATCTAGAAAACGCATCAGACCAAGTCCTGATCgggaaattcaagaaaaaatcaCA CCCGAGAGCCTATTGGTTCAGCCATCAGTATTGGGAAAGGGAGTAAAACATCGGCCTCCACCCATTAAACTTCCTTCAAGTTCGGGAAGTAGCTCTTCAG gtAATATTTTTAGTCCACAGCAGTCAGGCAGCCATCATAAGTCCCCAACTCCTCCTCCCACTTCTAAGCCACCTGGTCTTTCTCGGAAACCTTCCATGGATCTTAATCAAGTTAGCATGCTTTCTCCAGCTGCTCTGTCACCTGCCAGCTCATCACAAA GATCTGGAACTCCTAAGCCATCTACTCCTACACCAACCCCTTCATCGACCCCACACCCTCCTGATGCTCAGAGCTCAACTCCTATTACCCCTTGTGCCACCCCTACTCCCCAAGATTCAGGCTTCACCCCTCAGCCCACTTTGTTAACCCCGTTTGCTCAGCAGCAAATGTCTCTGAGCCAGGCAATGCCTGTAATGACCATTCCTCTTTCCACCATGGTAACATCTATAACTACAGGAACCACGTCCACCCAAGTCATGGCAAACCCTGCTGGACTTAACTTCATCAATGTAGTGGGCTCTGTATG tGGAGCACAAGCCTTGATGAGCAGTTCAAATTCCATGCTCGGGTGTAATACTGGTGCCATAACCCCTGCAGGTTTAAATTTGAGTGGCATTTTACCCTCAGGAGGTCTGGTACCAGGTGCATTGCCAGCTGCAATGCAGTCAGCCTCTCAGTCAG GTGTCccttttggtttaaaaaatacttcaggTCTCAGGCCCTTAAACCTACTCCAG ATTCCAGGTGGTTCACTCATTTTCAATCCACtccagcaacagcagcagcagcagcagcagcagcagcaacagcagctctctcccttttctccacaGCAACAGTCTCAGCCCTCTACAACTTCTAGTCCTCAGCGGCCAGGAGAACAG agTTCTGAACCAGGTACAGTCAGTCAAGACCAGGCTTTGTCTGCCCAGCAAGCTGCTGTTATTAACCTGACTGGAGTTGGGAGCTTTATGCAGTCCCAGGCAGCTG TGTTGTCTCAGCTTGGCTCTGCCGAGAACAGACCTGAGCAAAGCCTTCCTCAGCAGAGATTCCAGCTCTCCTCTGCCTttcaacagcagcagcaacagataCAA TTGCGATTCTTACAGCATCAAATGGCtatggcagcagcagcagcagcacaaaCAGCTCAGCTCCATCGGCATCAACATACAGGCAGCCAGTCAAAAAGTAAAGTGAAGAGAGGCACGCCAACCACTCCAAAATTCTGA
- the SUPT20H gene encoding transcription factor SPT20 homolog isoform X4, with product MQQTLELALDRAEYVIESARQRPPKRKYLSSGRKSVFQKLYDLYIEECEKEPEIKQKLRRNVNLLEKLVMQETLSCLVVNLYPGNEGYSLMLRGKNGSDSETIRLPYEEGELLEYLDAEELPPILVDLLEKSQVNIFHCGCVIAEIRDYRQSGNMKSPGYQSRHILLRPTMQTLICDVHSITSDNHKWTQEDKLLLESQLILATAEPLCLDPSIAVTCTANRLLYNKQKMNTRPMKRCFKRYSRSSLNRQQDISHSTAPPQLRLLDYLQKRKERKTAQQYDLKISKAGNCVDMWKQNPCYLTTPSEVDVEKYAKVEKSIKSDDSQPTVWPAHEIKEDYVFECEVGNQFQKTKLTIFQSLGNPLYYGKIQTYRSDEETESPMTPTQFLIGSKTDAERIINQYQELIQNEAKCPVKMSHSSGSGNLSQLSPGKEMEPESLLVQPSVLGKGVKHRPPPIKLPSSSGSSSSGNIFSPQQSGSHHKSPTPPPTSKPPGLSRKPSMDLNQVSMLSPAALSPASSSQRSGTPKPSTPTPTPSSTPHPPDAQSSTPITPCATPTPQDSGFTPQPTLLTPFAQQQMSLSQAMPVMTIPLSTMVTSITTGTTSTQVMANPAGLNFINVVGSVCGAQALMSSSNSMLGCNTGAITPAGLNLSGILPSGGLVPGALPAAMQSASQSGVPFGLKNTSGLRPLNLLQIPGGSLIFNPLQQQQQQQQQQQQQQLSPFSPQQQSQPSTTSSPQRPGEQSSEPGTVSQDQALSAQQAAVINLTGVGSFMQSQAAVLSQLGSAENRPEQSLPQQRFQLSSAFQQQQQQIQQLRFLQHQMAMAAAAAAQTAQLHRHQHTGSQSKSKVKRGTPTTPKF from the exons CAACAGACTTTAGAATTAGCTTTGGATCGTGCAGAG tatGTCATTGAAAGTGCCCGTCAGAGACCTCCTAAACGGAAATATTTATCTAGTGGAAg gaaatctgtatttcagaaactatatgatttatatatagaAGAATGTGAGAAAGAGCCTGAGATAAAG CAGAAGCTGAGACGAAATGTGAACTTGTTAGAGAAACTTGTTATGCAGGAAACGCTCTCCTGTCTGGTAGTCAATCTATACCCAGGAAATGAGGGCTATTCTCTGATGCTCAGGGGAAAGAATGGTTCAG attCTGAAACCATTCGCTTGCCTTATGAAGAAGGAGAATTGCTTGAATATTTGGATGCTGAAGAATTACCACCTATTTTGGTTGATCTCCTTGAAAAATCTCAG gttaatatttttcattgtgGGTGTGTCATAGCAGAAATACGTGACTACAGGCAATCTGGGAATATGAAATCGCCAGGTTACCAAAGTAGACATATTCTCTTACGTCCAACAATGCAG ACTTTAATCTGTGATGTTCATTCTATAACAAGTGATAACCATAAATGGACACAA GAAGACAAACTACTTCTTGAGAGCCAGCTTATCTTAGCCACAGCAGAACCATTGTGTCTTGATCCTTCTATAGCTGTGACCTGTACTGCAAACAGATTGCTCTATAATAAACAGAAGATGAATACTAGACCAATGAAGCG ATGTTTCAAGAGGTACTCCAGATCTTCCCTGAATCGGCAGCAGGACATATCCCACTCTACAGCTCCTCCACAGCTAAGATTGCTCGATTacttgcaaaaaagaaaagagagaaaaacagccCAGCAGTATGACCTCAAAATTTCTAAAGCTGGAAAT tgtGTGGATATGTGGAAACAGAATCCCTGTTATTTGACTACACCTTCAGAAGTGGAT GTGGAAAAGTATGCTAAAGTGGAAAAGTCTATCAAATCTGATGACTCACAGCCAACTGTCTGGCCAGCACAT gAGATAAAAGAAGATTATGTGTTTGAATGTGAAGTTGGTAATCAGTTTCAGAAAACAAAGCTAACCATTTTTCAGTCACTTGGTAATCCACTTTACTATGGTAAAATACAGACTTATAGAAGTGACGAAGAAACTGAGAGCCCAATGACACCAACTCA GTTCCTTATTGGATCAAAGACTGATGCTGAAAG AATAATTAATCAATATCAAGAGTTGATTCAGAATGAAGCTAAATGTCCAGTGAAGATGTCTCATTCAAGTGGATCTGGCAATCTTAGTCAACTTTCTccagggaaagaaatggaa CCCGAGAGCCTATTGGTTCAGCCATCAGTATTGGGAAAGGGAGTAAAACATCGGCCTCCACCCATTAAACTTCCTTCAAGTTCGGGAAGTAGCTCTTCAG gtAATATTTTTAGTCCACAGCAGTCAGGCAGCCATCATAAGTCCCCAACTCCTCCTCCCACTTCTAAGCCACCTGGTCTTTCTCGGAAACCTTCCATGGATCTTAATCAAGTTAGCATGCTTTCTCCAGCTGCTCTGTCACCTGCCAGCTCATCACAAA GATCTGGAACTCCTAAGCCATCTACTCCTACACCAACCCCTTCATCGACCCCACACCCTCCTGATGCTCAGAGCTCAACTCCTATTACCCCTTGTGCCACCCCTACTCCCCAAGATTCAGGCTTCACCCCTCAGCCCACTTTGTTAACCCCGTTTGCTCAGCAGCAAATGTCTCTGAGCCAGGCAATGCCTGTAATGACCATTCCTCTTTCCACCATGGTAACATCTATAACTACAGGAACCACGTCCACCCAAGTCATGGCAAACCCTGCTGGACTTAACTTCATCAATGTAGTGGGCTCTGTATG tGGAGCACAAGCCTTGATGAGCAGTTCAAATTCCATGCTCGGGTGTAATACTGGTGCCATAACCCCTGCAGGTTTAAATTTGAGTGGCATTTTACCCTCAGGAGGTCTGGTACCAGGTGCATTGCCAGCTGCAATGCAGTCAGCCTCTCAGTCAG GTGTCccttttggtttaaaaaatacttcaggTCTCAGGCCCTTAAACCTACTCCAG ATTCCAGGTGGTTCACTCATTTTCAATCCACtccagcaacagcagcagcagcagcagcagcagcagcaacagcagctctctcccttttctccacaGCAACAGTCTCAGCCCTCTACAACTTCTAGTCCTCAGCGGCCAGGAGAACAG agTTCTGAACCAGGTACAGTCAGTCAAGACCAGGCTTTGTCTGCCCAGCAAGCTGCTGTTATTAACCTGACTGGAGTTGGGAGCTTTATGCAGTCCCAGGCAGCTG TGTTGTCTCAGCTTGGCTCTGCCGAGAACAGACCTGAGCAAAGCCTTCCTCAGCAGAGATTCCAGCTCTCCTCTGCCTttcaacagcagcagcaacagataCAA CAGTTGCGATTCTTACAGCATCAAATGGCtatggcagcagcagcagcagcacaaaCAGCTCAGCTCCATCGGCATCAACATACAGGCAGCCAGTCAAAAAGTAAAGTGAAGAGAGGCACGCCAACCACTCCAAAATTCTGA